From the Halorhabdus utahensis DSM 12940 genome, one window contains:
- the glmS gene encoding glutamine--fructose-6-phosphate transaminase (isomerizing), translated as MCGIIGCVGHDTETTDVLVEGLSTLEYRGYDSAGVALADGQLAVTKRSGTIDELRKAVDIEQPDGPVGIGHTRWSTHGPPTDENAHPHTDCTGDVAVVHNGIIENYQELRDELGEDHTFLSETDTEVVPHLIEEALETGADPETAVRQAVSRLEGSFAVAVVIAGLETVFAVRNDSPLVLGLGSDGGEGPADAYYLASDVPAFRAYTDRVVYLDDGEFARIDPDGWTVSTIAGEPVEKTVDTVEWDPEETGKAGYDHFMAKEINEQPRSLRQGLSERVDELAGEVDIGDLAYLNPRGVQLVACGTSYHAAVYGAQLFRDAGVPAQAFLAHEYASAPPPVGDDLVIGVTQSGETADTLSALRAARSKGATTLAVTNVVASTAARECDHVFYIKAGPEIGVAATKTFASQLTALNLLATGMVPTKDDRESIAALRDLPADVQEVLDESQAEAVAETYLDSDAYFFLGRGLQYPVALEGALKMKEITYKHAEGFAAGELKHGPLALVTANTPVFAMVTGDGEQARKTIGNVKEVEARDAPVVAVTDGQSDVERYADHVLSVPESPPRTAAVLTNVQLQLAAYHTAAKLGRPIDKPRNLAKSVTVE; from the coding sequence ATGTGCGGGATTATCGGCTGTGTGGGTCACGACACGGAAACGACCGACGTCCTCGTCGAAGGTCTCTCGACCCTCGAGTATCGCGGGTACGACTCGGCGGGGGTCGCACTGGCAGACGGCCAGCTAGCGGTCACGAAGCGATCGGGCACGATCGACGAACTGCGGAAGGCAGTCGACATCGAGCAGCCCGACGGGCCAGTCGGCATCGGCCACACGCGCTGGAGTACCCACGGCCCGCCGACCGACGAGAACGCGCATCCCCACACCGATTGTACGGGTGACGTCGCCGTCGTCCACAACGGGATCATCGAGAACTATCAGGAACTCAGAGACGAACTCGGCGAGGACCACACCTTCCTGAGCGAGACCGACACTGAAGTGGTTCCACACCTCATCGAGGAAGCCCTGGAAACCGGTGCCGATCCGGAGACTGCAGTGCGCCAAGCTGTCTCCCGGCTGGAAGGAAGCTTCGCCGTCGCCGTCGTGATCGCCGGTCTGGAGACCGTCTTTGCCGTTCGAAACGACTCGCCGCTCGTGCTCGGACTCGGCAGCGACGGCGGCGAGGGGCCGGCAGACGCCTACTATCTCGCGAGTGACGTCCCGGCGTTCCGTGCGTACACTGATCGCGTCGTCTACCTGGACGACGGCGAGTTCGCCCGGATCGATCCGGACGGGTGGACAGTCTCGACGATCGCTGGTGAACCCGTCGAGAAGACGGTCGATACCGTCGAGTGGGACCCCGAAGAGACGGGCAAGGCCGGCTACGATCACTTCATGGCCAAGGAGATCAACGAACAGCCCCGGTCGTTGCGCCAGGGTCTCTCCGAACGGGTCGACGAACTCGCCGGCGAGGTCGATATCGGCGACCTGGCGTACCTCAACCCGCGCGGGGTTCAACTGGTCGCCTGTGGCACGAGCTATCACGCGGCAGTGTACGGCGCTCAACTGTTCCGGGACGCCGGCGTCCCGGCACAGGCCTTCCTGGCTCACGAGTACGCGAGCGCGCCACCGCCGGTCGGCGACGATCTGGTGATCGGTGTGACCCAGAGCGGCGAGACGGCCGATACGCTCTCGGCACTGCGAGCGGCCCGATCGAAGGGCGCAACGACGCTCGCGGTCACCAACGTCGTGGCTTCGACAGCCGCACGGGAGTGCGATCACGTCTTCTACATCAAAGCGGGCCCGGAGATCGGCGTCGCCGCGACCAAGACCTTCGCCTCGCAATTGACAGCGCTCAACCTGCTGGCGACCGGAATGGTCCCGACCAAGGACGATCGCGAGTCGATCGCCGCACTCAGAGATCTGCCCGCCGACGTCCAGGAAGTCCTCGACGAATCGCAGGCCGAAGCGGTCGCCGAAACGTATCTCGACAGCGACGCCTACTTCTTCCTGGGTCGAGGACTCCAGTACCCTGTCGCCCTGGAAGGGGCACTCAAGATGAAGGAGATCACGTACAAACACGCCGAGGGGTTCGCCGCCGGTGAGTTGAAACACGGTCCGCTCGCGCTCGTGACGGCGAACACCCCGGTGTTCGCGATGGTGACTGGCGACGGCGAGCAGGCCCGCAAGACCATCGGCAACGTCAAAGAAGTGGAAGCGCGGGACGCGCCGGTCGTCGCCGTGACTGACGGTCAGAGCGACGTCGAACGCTACGCCGATCACGTCCTCTCGGTTCCCGAAAGTCCGCCTCGGACGGCCGCGGTCCTGACGAACGTGCAACTCCAACTCGCGGCCTACCACACGGCCGCGAAACTCGGTCGCCCCATCGACAAGCCCCGGAATCTGGCGAAAAGTGTAACTGTCGAGTGA
- a CDS encoding DUF4330 domain-containing protein, protein MDVIDEQGRLFGTVNVIDALVVLVVLSTVVAGAALVVGQESPAEPREITISAQTPPVQPYVAAAIPEGSVDGSSVVAVHNKSIRPTTVAVRADNGTLHERDHPLNRTVTMAVTLSVSEVPDDGVTAYRFNDEPLEIGRSVTFDFGRVSVNGTVTSFASEPG, encoded by the coding sequence ATGGATGTCATCGACGAGCAGGGTCGACTGTTCGGCACTGTCAACGTCATCGACGCGCTGGTCGTCCTTGTCGTCCTTTCGACAGTTGTCGCCGGCGCGGCCCTGGTCGTTGGCCAGGAGTCTCCAGCTGAACCCCGGGAAATAACCATCTCCGCACAAACGCCACCCGTCCAGCCGTACGTCGCCGCAGCTATTCCCGAAGGCTCAGTTGACGGCAGTTCGGTCGTAGCCGTTCACAACAAGTCGATCAGACCGACGACCGTTGCCGTTCGAGCCGACAACGGGACGTTACACGAACGTGACCATCCGTTGAATCGCACTGTGACGATGGCGGTGACCCTCTCCGTTAGTGAGGTACCCGACGACGGAGTGACGGCGTATCGTTTCAACGACGAGCCGCTCGAGATCGGCCGTAGCGTCACGTTTGACTTCGGGCGTGTCTCCGTCAACGGAACGGTCACGAGCTTTGCATCTGAACCAGGATGA
- a CDS encoding sugar transferase encodes METHWRYRITGVFGTAIIAFVGVVLSNEPLIRSVTGLVPVLSTLPADRAVGGELLFEATTATVVVLAAMAPLYKPRPRRILDTWMKAVRRTILALLSLATIGYFDYTYQLPRATLLVTGGFLLVALPLWFVAIRRRPAETGERTIIIGDDAAPIREILRAVDRRVIGYVSPPSAYVGDDQPPAVRARKTDGGEVPSPIETLSYLGGLSRLEEILLDYDIDTAILAFDRPDRAEFFGALDTCYKHGVAAKVHRDHADVVLTNGAAGSELVDVELEPWDWQDHLIKRAFDLAFATVGLIVLSPMIGLIAVAIKLEDGGSVLYSQDRTATFGETFTIYKFRSMVPDAESETGVKLSEEDSGGRDPRVTRTGRIIRQTHLDEIPQLWSILVGDMSVVGPRPERPTLDDDIESTVSEWRRRWFVKPGLTGLAQINDLTGTEPAQKFRYDMTYIRKQSFWFDLQIVVRQIWKVLGDLCKLTHG; translated from the coding sequence ATGGAAACCCACTGGCGGTACCGGATTACGGGCGTGTTCGGAACCGCCATCATCGCGTTCGTCGGGGTCGTCCTGTCGAACGAGCCACTTATCCGATCGGTTACCGGTCTGGTGCCGGTGTTGTCGACACTGCCGGCCGATCGGGCGGTCGGCGGTGAACTCCTCTTCGAGGCCACGACGGCGACGGTCGTGGTGCTCGCGGCGATGGCACCGCTGTACAAACCGCGCCCACGCCGGATCCTGGACACGTGGATGAAGGCCGTCCGTCGGACGATACTGGCGTTACTTTCGCTTGCGACCATCGGCTACTTCGATTACACCTATCAGCTTCCACGGGCGACGTTGCTTGTAACCGGTGGCTTCCTGCTGGTGGCCCTGCCGCTTTGGTTCGTGGCGATCCGGCGTCGACCGGCCGAAACCGGCGAGCGCACGATCATCATTGGCGACGACGCAGCGCCAATCCGGGAGATCTTGCGCGCCGTGGATCGACGTGTCATCGGCTACGTTTCACCACCATCCGCGTACGTGGGAGACGACCAGCCACCGGCGGTGCGCGCCCGAAAGACGGACGGTGGAGAAGTGCCGAGCCCTATCGAGACCCTGTCGTATCTCGGGGGGCTCTCACGGCTCGAAGAGATCCTGCTCGATTACGACATCGACACGGCCATCCTCGCGTTCGACCGACCGGACCGTGCGGAGTTTTTCGGAGCATTAGACACCTGTTATAAGCACGGTGTCGCCGCGAAGGTACACCGGGATCACGCCGATGTCGTCCTGACCAACGGGGCCGCAGGCAGCGAACTCGTCGACGTCGAACTCGAACCCTGGGACTGGCAAGACCATCTGATCAAGCGCGCGTTCGATCTCGCGTTCGCCACAGTGGGATTGATCGTCCTCTCGCCGATGATCGGGCTGATCGCCGTCGCGATCAAACTCGAAGATGGGGGCTCAGTTCTCTACAGTCAGGACCGGACGGCCACGTTCGGGGAGACGTTTACCATCTATAAGTTCCGAAGCATGGTGCCTGATGCCGAAAGTGAGACCGGCGTGAAACTGAGCGAAGAAGACAGCGGAGGACGCGACCCCCGGGTGACCAGAACGGGCCGGATCATCCGTCAGACACATCTCGACGAGATCCCACAGTTGTGGTCAATACTGGTCGGAGACATGAGCGTCGTCGGCCCGCGTCCGGAGCGGCCCACACTGGACGACGATATCGAGAGTACCGTCTCCGAATGGCGACGACGGTGGTTCGTGAAGCCCGGATTGACGGGACTCGCCCAGATCAACGATCTGACCGGAACCGAACCCGCACAGAAGTTCCGCTACGACATGACGTATATCCGCAAACAGTCCTTTTGGTTCGACCTGCAGATCGTGGTTCGGCAAATTTGGAAGGTGCTGGGTGACCTCTGTAAGCTAACCCACGGCTAA
- a CDS encoding RNA-guided endonuclease InsQ/TnpB family protein, which produces MEKRRTVPVKLDVDSDDAALLEDTVDEFLWAANYVTRHAFEGEYVTTSKTTLHDDTYEDVRDGTALHSNHVQAARNKAADACKSVVKKWKQGKKASMPHFTSPHLVYDHRTATFHDEYVSLATVDGRIEADYVLPDEKRDTPHADYFFSDEYETTGAELHYSNGNWMLHIHCKTDVEPDTPEQDATENSTVLGVDLGVNNLAVASTGTFWTGDEFDHWQREYEKRRGDLQEHGTRWAHENMQAVGRKEEGRFKITLHRISNELVAEARENGCSVIAFEDLTDIRERTGASWGHKWAFNRLYEYVEYKAAEYGITVEQVDPENTSRRCSECGFTHPDNRESESFECLKCGYENHADYNAAKNIGLRYLRRNQTGSGGGAPVGVRLNSGTLNANGEFEPPTEVVRDGKAVS; this is translated from the coding sequence ATGGAGAAGCGGCGGACTGTCCCGGTCAAACTCGACGTGGACAGTGACGACGCCGCACTCCTCGAAGACACCGTAGACGAGTTTCTGTGGGCGGCTAACTACGTCACACGCCACGCTTTCGAGGGCGAATACGTTACCACGAGCAAGACCACGCTCCACGACGACACTTACGAAGACGTGCGCGATGGGACGGCGTTACACAGTAATCACGTCCAAGCCGCCCGGAACAAGGCCGCTGACGCCTGTAAAAGCGTGGTCAAAAAGTGGAAACAGGGGAAGAAGGCGTCGATGCCCCACTTCACCAGCCCGCACCTCGTCTACGACCACCGAACAGCCACCTTCCACGACGAGTACGTGTCGTTAGCAACGGTTGACGGGCGCATCGAAGCCGACTACGTGCTCCCTGACGAAAAGCGAGACACGCCCCACGCGGACTATTTCTTCTCCGACGAGTACGAAACCACGGGGGCAGAACTGCACTACAGCAACGGTAATTGGATGCTTCACATCCACTGCAAGACGGACGTGGAGCCTGACACGCCGGAACAGGATGCCACCGAGAACAGCACAGTTCTCGGGGTAGACCTCGGCGTGAACAATCTCGCAGTTGCCTCGACGGGCACGTTCTGGACGGGCGACGAATTCGACCACTGGCAACGGGAATACGAGAAACGGCGTGGGGACTTACAGGAACACGGCACGCGGTGGGCACACGAGAATATGCAGGCTGTCGGACGCAAGGAAGAAGGTCGGTTCAAGATAACGCTTCACCGTATCTCGAACGAGTTGGTGGCTGAAGCCCGCGAGAACGGCTGTTCGGTGATAGCGTTTGAAGACCTGACTGACATTCGCGAGCGTACTGGCGCGTCGTGGGGCCACAAGTGGGCGTTTAACCGCCTGTACGAATATGTCGAGTACAAAGCCGCCGAGTACGGGATCACGGTTGAACAAGTTGATCCCGAGAACACGTCGCGGCGTTGCTCTGAGTGTGGGTTCACGCACCCGGATAATCGTGAGAGTGAATCGTTCGAGTGTCTGAAGTGTGGCTACGAAAACCACGCGGATTACAATGCGGCGAAGAATATCGGTTTGCGGTATCTCCGCCGGAACCAAACTGGTTCTGGTGGAGGCGCACCCGTAGGCGTGCGCTTGAACAGCGGGACGCTGAACGCGAACGGAGAGTTTGAGCCTCCTACCGAGGTCGTTCGAGACGGCAAAGCCGTCTCGTGA
- a CDS encoding NAD-dependent epimerase/dehydratase family protein — protein MSQPRVSGQTVLITGGAGFIGSHLADALVEHNDVIVLDNLSTGKRENVPDGATFVEGDVRDADVVADVSDGVDLIFHKAAVVSVERSIDEPAFSHEVNFDGTLTLLEAARRVDARVVFASSAAIYGDPDTLPITESDPVDPQSPYGIDKCAADQYLRAYHDLYGLETVALRYFNAYGPRQTASDYSGVISIFGEQARAGEPITVNGDGTQTRDFVHVSDVVTANLLAATTEHVGTAYNIGTGGETSIRSLAETIQATVGTDSPIVHGDPRPGDIQRSRADITTARERLGYEPSVPLETGLATLFDQ, from the coding sequence ATGAGCCAACCTCGGGTGAGCGGACAGACCGTCCTGATCACCGGCGGTGCCGGATTCATCGGGAGCCACCTCGCTGACGCACTTGTCGAGCACAACGACGTGATCGTCCTCGATAACCTCTCCACTGGGAAACGGGAGAACGTCCCTGACGGCGCGACCTTCGTCGAGGGCGACGTCCGTGATGCGGATGTGGTCGCCGACGTCTCCGATGGGGTCGACCTGATCTTCCACAAAGCCGCCGTCGTCAGTGTCGAGCGATCGATCGACGAGCCGGCGTTCTCTCACGAGGTGAACTTCGACGGGACGCTGACACTCCTTGAGGCGGCGCGACGGGTGGATGCGCGTGTCGTCTTCGCCTCGAGTGCGGCGATCTACGGCGACCCCGACACTCTCCCGATCACCGAATCCGATCCAGTGGATCCACAATCCCCATACGGGATCGATAAGTGTGCCGCCGACCAGTACCTCCGGGCGTATCACGACCTCTACGGGCTGGAGACCGTCGCACTCCGCTATTTCAACGCCTACGGGCCGCGTCAGACCGCGAGTGACTACAGTGGTGTGATCAGCATCTTCGGCGAGCAGGCCCGCGCTGGCGAACCGATCACCGTCAACGGTGATGGCACCCAGACCCGAGACTTCGTTCACGTCTCCGACGTGGTCACAGCCAACCTGCTGGCCGCGACGACTGAACACGTCGGGACAGCCTACAATATTGGCACTGGCGGGGAGACGTCGATCCGATCACTCGCCGAAACGATCCAGGCGACGGTCGGCACTGATTCGCCGATCGTTCACGGCGATCCGCGACCGGGGGACATCCAACGGAGTCGTGCTGATATCACGACGGCGCGCGAACGGCTCGGATACGAACCTTCTGTCCCACTCGAAACGGGTCTCGCGACGCTGTTCGATCAGTGA
- a CDS encoding translation initiation factor IF-6, which produces MLRTAFAGSAYVGVYARATDEYILVRPDADEDVIDAFGSELSVPIVETTIGGAGTVGALAAGNENGLLVTSRVTEQERDRIEASIDAPVVELPGRINAAGNVVLANDNGAFVHPDLSRDAVQAVKDALDVPVERGDIGGTQTVGAAAVATNRGALCHPKATDTELDRVADLLDVPTDVGTINYGGPLVGSGLVANGNGYVVGQDTTGPELGRIERALGYVD; this is translated from the coding sequence TTGCTCCGCACGGCCTTCGCCGGATCGGCGTACGTCGGTGTCTATGCACGCGCTACTGACGAGTATATTCTGGTCCGCCCCGACGCCGACGAGGACGTCATCGACGCCTTCGGTTCGGAGCTGTCGGTCCCGATCGTCGAGACGACGATCGGCGGGGCCGGGACCGTGGGTGCCCTCGCCGCCGGCAACGAGAACGGGCTGCTCGTGACGAGTCGCGTGACCGAACAGGAACGCGACCGGATCGAAGCGTCGATCGACGCCCCGGTCGTCGAACTCCCGGGGCGGATCAACGCCGCCGGGAACGTCGTCCTCGCGAACGACAACGGCGCGTTCGTCCACCCTGATCTCTCACGAGACGCCGTCCAGGCCGTCAAAGATGCGCTGGATGTCCCCGTCGAACGCGGTGACATTGGCGGTACCCAGACGGTTGGGGCGGCGGCCGTTGCGACCAACCGGGGTGCACTCTGCCATCCCAAGGCGACCGATACCGAACTCGACCGGGTGGCTGATCTGCTGGACGTGCCGACGGACGTCGGAACCATCAACTACGGTGGCCCGCTCGTCGGTTCCGGGCTGGTCGCCAACGGGAACGGCTATGTGGTCGGGCAGGACACGACCGGGCCGGAGCTCGGTCGGATCGAACGTGCGCTCGGCTACGTCGACTGA
- a CDS encoding 50S ribosomal protein L31e has product MSAEEFEERVVTVPLRDVQAVPSGDRAGRAMSLVREHLAQHFSVAGDDVRLDPSINEEIWADGRSNPPSSIRVRAARFEEAGESVVEAEPAE; this is encoded by the coding sequence ATGAGCGCCGAAGAATTCGAAGAGCGGGTCGTCACTGTCCCGCTCCGCGACGTCCAGGCCGTACCGAGCGGCGACCGGGCCGGCAGGGCCATGTCGCTGGTCCGTGAGCACCTCGCACAGCACTTCTCGGTCGCTGGCGATGACGTCCGCCTCGACCCGTCGATCAACGAGGAGATCTGGGCGGACGGCCGCTCGAACCCGCCGAGTTCGATCCGGGTTCGCGCTGCGCGCTTCGAGGAAGCGGGCGAGAGCGTCGTCGAAGCTGAACCCGCCGAGTAA
- a CDS encoding 50S ribosomal protein L39e, producing MGKKSKGKKQRLAKLERQNSRVPAWVVMKTDQDVQRNPKRRHWRRNDTDE from the coding sequence ATGGGTAAGAAATCAAAGGGCAAGAAGCAGCGTCTGGCGAAGCTCGAACGCCAGAACAGCCGCGTCCCCGCGTGGGTCGTGATGAAGACCGATCAGGACGTACAGCGCAACCCGAAACGACGCCACTGGCGACGGAACGATACCGACGAATGA
- a CDS encoding ZIP family metal transporter — protein sequence MSLLANLTLVFVAGFITALATGLGALPFFLVEDISDQWYVALWGLASGIMVAASLFGLIFEGLAEGTAIEIAIGMAAGVVLVVLAHRVLDGAEIDPQEYAEADYKKLVLILGILTVHSFPEGVAVGVSFAELGLEGAEGPILFGVTVPILAVFMTIAISIHNVPEGTAIAIPLRSMDVGEWRMVWWAVFSSLPQPIGAVLAFAFVRVARDFLPYGFGFAAGAMIYLVLTEFIPEALETGADLPSRGRPELTAGVVVGVAIMVPLALI from the coding sequence ATGAGTTTGCTGGCGAATCTGACGCTGGTGTTCGTCGCGGGATTCATCACCGCGCTGGCGACCGGACTGGGCGCGCTGCCGTTTTTCCTGGTCGAGGACATCAGCGACCAGTGGTATGTGGCGCTGTGGGGCCTCGCCTCGGGGATCATGGTGGCCGCGTCGCTCTTTGGCCTGATCTTCGAGGGGCTCGCCGAGGGAACGGCGATCGAGATCGCGATCGGGATGGCCGCGGGCGTCGTGTTGGTCGTCCTCGCCCATCGCGTCCTCGACGGTGCGGAGATCGACCCCCAGGAGTACGCGGAGGCCGATTACAAGAAGCTCGTGCTTATCCTCGGCATTCTGACCGTCCATAGCTTCCCCGAGGGCGTGGCCGTCGGCGTCTCCTTCGCCGAACTGGGGCTGGAGGGCGCGGAAGGCCCGATACTCTTCGGCGTGACGGTCCCCATCCTGGCAGTCTTCATGACGATCGCCATCTCGATCCACAACGTCCCGGAGGGGACGGCGATCGCCATCCCGCTACGGTCGATGGACGTCGGCGAGTGGCGGATGGTCTGGTGGGCGGTGTTCTCGAGTCTCCCCCAGCCGATCGGGGCCGTCCTCGCGTTCGCGTTCGTCCGGGTAGCCAGGGACTTTCTGCCCTACGGCTTTGGGTTCGCTGCGGGGGCGATGATCTACCTCGTCCTGACGGAGTTCATTCCCGAGGCCTTGGAGACGGGCGCGGACCTGCCCTCCCGGGGACGGCCGGAACTGACTGCCGGCGTCGTCGTCGGGGTGGCGATCATGGTTCCGCTCGCGTTGATCTGA
- the thpR gene encoding RNA 2',3'-cyclic phosphodiesterase: MGKRLFVSIDLDGLAEALAAVQDRFEGASGLNFVDPEGAHVTLKFLGDTDPDRLPELTDELTAAVEESGVAPFEARFGGLGAFPSEEYITVVWVGVREGGPAMTALHEAIEDRTVAMGFDPEDHEFTPHVTIARMDHAGGKEQVQTVLREADPTVGTLDVTEVRLTESVLTDGGPEYSTLESFEL, encoded by the coding sequence ATGGGCAAGCGACTGTTCGTCAGCATCGATCTTGACGGCCTCGCCGAGGCGCTCGCGGCCGTCCAGGATCGCTTCGAGGGTGCTTCGGGCCTGAACTTCGTCGATCCCGAGGGGGCCCACGTCACGCTGAAGTTCCTCGGTGACACCGATCCGGACCGCCTCCCCGAACTCACCGATGAACTCACCGCGGCAGTCGAAGAGAGCGGCGTCGCCCCCTTCGAGGCCCGATTTGGTGGCCTCGGCGCGTTCCCCAGCGAGGAGTACATCACCGTCGTCTGGGTCGGCGTCCGCGAGGGCGGCCCGGCGATGACAGCCCTCCACGAAGCCATCGAGGACCGAACCGTCGCGATGGGCTTTGACCCGGAAGACCACGAGTTCACGCCCCACGTCACCATCGCCCGGATGGACCACGCTGGCGGGAAGGAGCAGGTCCAGACCGTCCTTCGCGAGGCAGATCCGACCGTCGGAACCCTCGACGTTACCGAGGTCCGCCTGACCGAGAGCGTCCTCACCGACGGTGGCCCCGAATATTCGACGCTCGAATCGTTCGAACTGTGA
- a CDS encoding tetratricopeptide repeat protein, translating to MTEEPEDHEFSEGQGFSEPYEGFDLEPPELNVDPDSVDPVDSRVVSDLLDERSIGGDEVDAEELLDVGISYTRIQRFEEATETLERAARYAEDDSVAQEAWANKGAAHAELEEYDAAMGAYREAIEIDPDSEHAATAETNLAYALWESGRSEQALEHAERAVEIDPRFPQAWYNRGFFLLERGLAEEAIDAFDNAIRLGFRNATLLEEKARAHEEVGEDERAEELVEEAEELRQETEEELIDDGAQTELYE from the coding sequence ATGACTGAGGAACCCGAAGACCACGAGTTCTCGGAGGGGCAGGGCTTTTCAGAGCCCTACGAAGGGTTCGACCTCGAACCGCCGGAACTCAACGTCGACCCCGACAGCGTCGACCCGGTCGACTCCCGCGTCGTGAGCGACCTCCTCGACGAGCGATCGATCGGTGGGGACGAAGTCGACGCCGAGGAATTGCTCGACGTCGGCATCAGCTACACTCGGATCCAGCGCTTCGAGGAGGCGACCGAGACCCTCGAACGCGCCGCCCGCTACGCCGAGGACGACTCGGTCGCACAGGAGGCCTGGGCGAACAAAGGAGCCGCCCACGCCGAGTTGGAGGAGTACGACGCCGCGATGGGGGCCTACCGCGAGGCGATCGAGATCGATCCCGACTCCGAGCACGCCGCGACGGCCGAGACCAACCTCGCGTACGCGCTCTGGGAGTCCGGCCGCTCCGAGCAGGCGCTCGAACACGCCGAGCGCGCCGTCGAGATCGACCCCCGATTCCCGCAGGCGTGGTACAACCGCGGCTTCTTCCTGCTCGAACGCGGCCTCGCAGAGGAAGCCATCGACGCCTTCGACAACGCCATCCGCCTCGGGTTCCGCAACGCGACCCTCCTGGAGGAGAAAGCCCGCGCCCACGAGGAGGTCGGCGAGGACGAACGCGCCGAGGAACTCGTCGAGGAGGCCGAAGAGCTCCGCCAGGAGACCGAAGAGGAGTTGATCGACGACGGCGCACAGACGGAACTCTACGAGTAA
- a CDS encoding DUF424 domain-containing protein — protein sequence MTDDEGTDAPADAKLLLTERETEEGLLVSVCDADVLGETFEDGELSLSVTEEFYGGDSASTEAVAASLARCDTANLVGEMAVEIAIDEGFVDEANVLDIDGTRHAQLLWM from the coding sequence ATGACCGACGACGAGGGAACGGACGCGCCGGCGGATGCCAAACTCCTGCTCACCGAGCGCGAGACCGAGGAGGGACTGCTCGTCTCGGTGTGTGACGCGGACGTGCTGGGCGAGACGTTCGAAGATGGCGAGCTCTCGCTTTCGGTGACCGAGGAGTTCTACGGCGGGGATTCGGCGAGCACCGAGGCGGTCGCTGCGAGTCTGGCCCGGTGTGATACGGCGAATCTCGTCGGTGAGATGGCCGTCGAGATCGCCATCGATGAAGGGTTCGTCGACGAGGCGAACGTCCTCGACATCGACGGGACCCGCCACGCACAGTTGCTGTGGATGTGA
- a CDS encoding SGNH/GDSL hydrolase family protein, with translation MQLEAFPSVSLHNVAELAPADWTNGGGHLHRVPRDVAANLNVMARDRVQSPTGSEIRFVPDGDDATVEVTLSAAGETTVQPFWGPFQGAEPFEIGPDPSTHTFSVPDRVRNLDPAAAEDAAYDTRICRLRFDAWSRVALHDVAGDARPPRDAELPDTRYLAYGTSITEGALSNPHLAYVATAARQLGVDPINLGMAGSAYCEPAIADHIAGRDDWDFATIAVSVNMSNRGFTVEQFRESADQLLDTVAGAHPEKPIVAVSLFPYHADVVAGDDPERAAAYRETLETLVTESAHDNLSFIDGSKLLSVPGLMDDILHPGDAGMVEIGHNLAEELEPLVE, from the coding sequence ATGCAACTCGAGGCCTTTCCGTCCGTGTCCTTGCACAACGTCGCCGAACTCGCCCCGGCCGACTGGACCAACGGCGGCGGTCATCTCCATCGGGTCCCGCGGGACGTGGCCGCGAACCTCAACGTCATGGCCCGCGACCGCGTCCAGAGCCCGACGGGTAGTGAGATTCGGTTCGTCCCCGACGGCGACGACGCGACTGTCGAGGTGACGCTCTCGGCTGCGGGGGAGACGACCGTCCAGCCCTTCTGGGGGCCGTTCCAGGGGGCCGAACCGTTCGAGATCGGCCCGGACCCTTCGACGCACACCTTCTCCGTCCCGGACCGCGTCCGGAACCTCGATCCGGCGGCTGCCGAGGACGCCGCGTATGACACCCGAATCTGCCGCCTTCGTTTCGACGCGTGGTCACGGGTTGCGCTCCACGACGTCGCCGGTGACGCTCGTCCACCCCGAGACGCAGAACTCCCCGACACCCGGTATCTCGCTTACGGCACCTCCATCACCGAGGGGGCGCTCTCGAATCCACACCTGGCGTACGTCGCCACCGCCGCTCGACAGCTCGGCGTCGATCCGATCAACCTCGGCATGGCCGGGTCGGCGTACTGCGAACCGGCAATCGCCGACCACATCGCCGGCCGAGACGACTGGGACTTCGCCACGATCGCCGTCTCGGTCAACATGTCGAATCGGGGATTCACTGTCGAGCAGTTCCGTGAGAGCGCCGACCAGCTGCTCGATACGGTGGCCGGCGCACACCCCGAAAAGCCGATCGTCGCCGTCTCGCTGTTCCCGTACCATGCCGATGTCGTTGCGGGCGACGACCCGGAACGAGCGGCGGCCTACCGGGAGACGCTTGAGACACTCGTCACCGAATCGGCCCACGACAACCTCTCGTTTATCGACGGCTCGAAGCTCCTCTCTGTGCCCGGGCTGATGGACGATATCCTCCACCCCGGCGACGCCGGGATGGTCGAGATCGGGCACAACCTCGCCGAGGAACTCGAGCCGCTCGTCGAGTGA